The nucleotide window CCCCAGTTCGCGTGCCACCCGCAGCACATCGGCGGCCATCTCGCTGAGCTGGGCCTGGGTGTAGGTGAAATGCGCGGTCTGTTCGGCGATCTGGTCCATGCTGGGCGGGGTGTCATCAAAAGTCCAAGCGGCAATCATAGCAAGATAAAATGCCGGGCATGACGCGAAATTCCCGTAACCCACAAGGCTCGCGCTTTCCCGGAGGCTTTGCGCCCGAACCGGAAGACGACGAACCGAAAAGCAAGTCGCAGCGCAAGCGCGACATGACCGCGCTGCAGGACCTTGGCGCCGAGCTCGAGGCACTGGCCAAGGACCGCCTGGCGCGCGTGCCCATGCCCGAAGCGCTGGCCGACGCCATCCACGCGGCGCGCCGCATCAACAGCCACGAAGGCAAGCGCCGCCAGATGCAGTATGTCGGCAAGATCATGCGCGGCCTCGAGGACGAAGAGGTCGAGGTGATCCGGCAAGCGCTGGAGGGCTTCAAGGGCACCAGCAAGGCCGAGACCGCGCGCATGCATCTGATCGAGCGCTGGCGCGAGCTGCTGCTGGCCGACGACGCGGCGCTGACGCGCTTCCTCGCCGAGCATCCCGGCATCGACGTGCAGGCGCTGCGCAATACCATCCGCAATGCGCGCAAGGAAAAAGAGCTGGGCAAGCCGCCGCGCTATTTCCGCGAGCTGTTCCAGGCGATCAAGTCGGCGCTGGACGCGAAGGACGGCAAGGCCGGCGCCGCCGCGGACCAACCCCCTACCCCGGAGCCCGAGGCATGACCCAGACCACGCAGCCGGTTGTCCGCAACCATCCCGACGAACTCGTCGTCGGCTTCGTCTCGATCTCTGACCGCGCCTCGGCCGGCACTTACCAGGACGAGGGCATCCCGGCGCTGCGCGACTGGTTCGGGCGCACGCTGACCTCGCCCTGGCAGGCGGTCGAGCGCCTGATCCCCGACGAACAGGCGCAGATCTCGCGCACGCTGATCGAGCTGGTCGACGTGGCCGGCTGCGACCTGGTGCTGACCACCGGCGGCACTGGCCCGGCGCGCCGCGACGTGACTCCCGAGGCCACGCTGGCGGTGGCGACCAAGGAAATGCCCGGCTTTGGCGAGCAGATGCGCCAGGTCAGCCTGCATTTCGTGCCGACCGCGATCCTGTCGCGCCAGGTCGCGGTGATCCGCGAGACCGCCAGCCGCGCCGCGCTGATCATCAACCTGCCCGGCCAGCCGCGCGCGATCCGCGAAACGCTGGAAGGCCTGCGCGACGCCGACGGCAAGCCGGTGGTGCAAGGCATCTTTGCCGCGGTCCCGTATTGCATCGACCTGATCGGCGGCCCCTACATGGAAACCGACGAGGCCATCGTCAAGGCGTGGCGTCCCAAGAACGCCGTGCGCGCCAAACCCGCGGCCTGACCGAACGCCCCCCGCCCGCCGGCACGCGCCGCGCGGGCCGCCCGCCTGGCGCAGGCCCTGATCAGCGCAGGCCCAGGTACAGCCCCACCGGCACGAACACCACCGCGGCGATATTGCCGAGCAGCACGATCGACGCCACCTGGTCCGGCTCCTGCCGGAAGTGGTCCGCCACCAGGAAATTCAGCACCGCCGGCGGCAGCGCCGCAAACACGAACAGCAGCCCGCGCTGCAGTTCGGTCAGCGGCACCCACTGCACCAGCGCCAGCGCCACCGCAATGCCCGCCAGCGGACACACCGCCGCACCCACCAGCCCCATGCCCCAGTTGCGCAGGCTCACGTCCTTCATGCGCACGCCCAGCGCAAACAGCATCAGCGGCACGGTGGCATCGCCCAGCAGCTTGACCGACTGGTAGACCGGGTCCGGCAGCGTGAACCACGGCCGCGCCAGCGCCAGCGCCACGCCCGCAACGGTGGCCAGCACCATGGGGTTGCGTGCGATCTGCGCCAGCGACGCATGCCGGTTGACGATCTTCATGCCGATGGTGAAGTGCATCAGGTTCGACGCCGCGAACAGCGCCACCGCGGGCGCGAGGCCCGCCGGGCCGAAGGCGAACACCGACAGCGGCAAACCCATATTGCCGCAGTTGTTGAACATCATCGGCGGCACGAAGGTGCGCGGATCGACCTGCATCCAGCGCGCCAGCGCCCACGCCAGCACGCCCGAGCCCAGCACCACCGCCACCGCGCAACCCAGCAGCACCAGCTGCTCGGCCAGCACGAAGTCCTTGCTGACGAAGGCCGACACC belongs to Cupriavidus taiwanensis and includes:
- a CDS encoding AEC family transporter yields the protein MFERIVSIITPVILIILVGWLYGRKAHPDMAGINRATLDVIAPLLVVSAFVSKDFVLAEQLVLLGCAVAVVLGSGVLAWALARWMQVDPRTFVPPMMFNNCGNMGLPLSVFAFGPAGLAPAVALFAASNLMHFTIGMKIVNRHASLAQIARNPMVLATVAGVALALARPWFTLPDPVYQSVKLLGDATVPLMLFALGVRMKDVSLRNWGMGLVGAAVCPLAGIAVALALVQWVPLTELQRGLLFVFAALPPAVLNFLVADHFRQEPDQVASIVLLGNIAAVVFVPVGLYLGLR
- the mog gene encoding molybdopterin adenylyltransferase; the encoded protein is MTQTTQPVVRNHPDELVVGFVSISDRASAGTYQDEGIPALRDWFGRTLTSPWQAVERLIPDEQAQISRTLIELVDVAGCDLVLTTGGTGPARRDVTPEATLAVATKEMPGFGEQMRQVSLHFVPTAILSRQVAVIRETASRAALIINLPGQPRAIRETLEGLRDADGKPVVQGIFAAVPYCIDLIGGPYMETDEAIVKAWRPKNAVRAKPAA
- the yjgA gene encoding ribosome biogenesis factor YjgA, producing the protein MPGMTRNSRNPQGSRFPGGFAPEPEDDEPKSKSQRKRDMTALQDLGAELEALAKDRLARVPMPEALADAIHAARRINSHEGKRRQMQYVGKIMRGLEDEEVEVIRQALEGFKGTSKAETARMHLIERWRELLLADDAALTRFLAEHPGIDVQALRNTIRNARKEKELGKPPRYFRELFQAIKSALDAKDGKAGAAADQPPTPEPEA